The genomic stretch ACAATACAACTACTAAAATTTAACGCAAAATAACTATATTGATCAATAAATTCGAAAATTATAAAATGAATAAAAGTTCCTTAATAAAAGAACTATTTTCCAATATAAAAACTACTGGAGCGGTAACTTTTAGCTCCAGGTATTTGGTAAATAAAATGCTATCCTTCGCCAATTTTAAAGGGGCCAAGGTTATTGTGGAGCTGGGAGGAGGAGATGGAAGTATCACCCGGGGAATCATCGATCGAATGGATGAGGACGCTACACTTTTGGTATTTGAAATCAGTGAGGCTTTTTGTAAAAACCTTGGACGGCAGTTTCCCCAGAAAAATGTAAAAATCATCTGTGACTCAGCAGAAAATATGGATACTTATCTTGAAGGAGAGGGAGCTGATCTCATTCTCTCATCATTGCCTTTTAGCCTTATCCCTAAAGAAGCCAGAATGGAGATATATAAAAAGAGCCGCTCTAATTTAAAAGAAAGCGGTTAT from Echinicola soli encodes the following:
- a CDS encoding class I SAM-dependent methyltransferase, which produces MNKSSLIKELFSNIKTTGAVTFSSRYLVNKMLSFANFKGAKVIVELGGGDGSITRGIIDRMDEDATLLVFEISEAFCKNLGRQFPQKNVKIICDSAENMDTYLEGEGADLILSSLPFSLIPKEARMEIYKKSRSNLKESGYFIQICYSYLLKFQFANYFKNIRTAFTLRNFPPAFIMICR